Part of the Juglans regia cultivar Chandler chromosome 14, Walnut 2.0, whole genome shotgun sequence genome, attagtagaatttcttatttttaaaagaatccATGTTCGCGTtacttaaataatataatttaatttatatataaaatttaaaatttatgtttgaagTTTTAAAATAGTAGTAGTCATctgtaaaatattaattatttgtcCAGCGATAATCCTACTTAATAATTTGCGTTACTGCTTTAGGGTACGTAATCTTTTGAACCCGAATTCAGACGTGACATTATTaagcttataaatataatgtttCTGACTTTTTTGCATCGATTaattatacatttatataaaaaaatttcttaaaaagtgttgctatatatatatatatatatatcgaagaATATATAACCGTCATGCATGCAAGCATGCATGCCAACTCAtaattttgaatgttttgaGCCATGTTTAGGGAATAACAACCAAGAAACACGTCTTCTAAGTTCTAAGGAGCTTTAATTCAGCAGTCCAAATTCGTTGCAATTTCGTGATCGTCACCGGCACTGCACAAAGTCAGCGTAGAACCGCGGACGGCACCGTGGTTGCCGTGCAAAACACCCCATGTCCCCAGCGATAATGACACGTGCAATCACAGGCTGTTATCGGCCTCACTTTTCCACTTATAATCGGACACGTTGAGAGAATCGCAGCCGTTCAATTATATTTTggggaaaaattaaaaagaaaaggagagaaacGGCCGAGAAATAGGGGTAGTTTGTACAGTTTATACTCTATTCTCGTCAGGAGTTGAGAAAGATGCCCTTTATTATACTCCTTGACTACGCGTTACCTTTGAAAGTTTCCTAATTACGACTCACTCTTAAAACCTCCACCGCCAAATTCGGATTTcaatctctctatctctatctctctctaatCGTCTCCGATCAAAGCAACCAAAAAGCAAAAAACATTCTCTGTAATCATAGTCCAAGCTAGGTCCggcctttttgttttgtttttctgtttggCAATCACTCGCTCGACCCCAAGAGCGCTACGTTTACATGTTGATAATATTCTGATCGAATTTTAGATTCGATCTCTGGCCCTTTTCTCATGCCAGAGATCGAGAATGTTACCGAGACCACCCACAAAAATGCCCTGTTCGGAAAATACGAGGTGGGCAAGCTCCTCGGGTGCGGAGCATTCGCCAAAGTCTACCACGCGCGCAATGTCCAGACCGGGCAGAGCGTGGCCGTCAAGGTCATCAGCAAGAAGAAGATCTCTGCCTCCGGCACGGGCAACCTGATGTCCAACATCAAGCGCGAGATCTCCATTATGCGCAGGCTCAACCACCGCCACATCGTGAAGCTCCACGAAGTCCTCGCCACCAAGACCAAGATCTACTTCGTCATGGAGTTCGTCAAGGGCGGCGAGCTCTTCGCCAAGGTCGCCAAGGCCCGCTTCAGCGAAGATCTCAGCCGCAGGTACTTCCAGCAACTTATCTCCGCCGTCGGGTACTGCCACTCGCGCGGGGTCTTCCACCGCGACCTGAAGCCAGAGAATCTCCTTGTCGACGAGAACGGTAACCTCAAAGTCTCGGACTTCGGGCTCAGCGCCGTGACAGACCAGATCCGACACGACGGGCTGTTGCACACTCTGTGCGGTACACCGGCATACGTGGCGCCGGAGATCCTAACGAAGAAAGGCTATGACGGTGCCAAGGTGGACGTATGGTCTTGCGGCGTGGTACTTTACGTTCTAAACGCTGGTTACTTGCCATTCAACGACCCGAACCTCATGTCCATGTACAAGAAGATTTACAAGGGAGAGTATCGGTGCCCGAAGTGGTTTTCTCCTGAACTCAAACGGTTCTTGTCTCGGCTTCTCGACACGAACCCAGAGACGAGGATCACCGTTGATGAAATCCTGAGAGACCCCTGGTTCAGGAAGGGTTACAAGGAGGTGAATTTCTACGAGGAAGAATACAAGGTCGAGAAAGAGGAGGAGCCCAAGGTTAAACAGTTGAATGCCTTCGATCTCATATCCTTCTCGTCCGGTTTGAACCTGTCCGGCTTGTTCGAGGACTCGTGCAACCCGGCGGACAACGGAGAGATATTCATATCGGCTGAGCCGCCGGAGAAGATCGTCGAGAAAGTCGAGGAATTCGCTAAAGCCAACGAGAATAACTCGAGGGTGAGGTGGAAGAAGGAATGGGGCGTGGAACTGGAAGGGCGGAACGGTAACGTCGCTATCGGGGTGGATGTCTACCAATTAACGGACGGTCTGGTAGTGGTGGAGGCTAAAAGGAAAGGTGGAGACGCCGGTTCCTACAAAGACATGTGGAAGAACAAGCTCAGGCCTCTGCTAATCAGTGGCCAAACGTCTCAACCATGaactcaaaattgaaaattgaaaaaaaaaaaaaaccgaaaatattgcaaaagtggttgaaaaaaaaaattcagttgGTGGTCATGTGCTGTTGTTGtta contains:
- the LOC108996926 gene encoding CBL-interacting serine/threonine-protein kinase 11; translation: MPEIENVTETTHKNALFGKYEVGKLLGCGAFAKVYHARNVQTGQSVAVKVISKKKISASGTGNLMSNIKREISIMRRLNHRHIVKLHEVLATKTKIYFVMEFVKGGELFAKVAKARFSEDLSRRYFQQLISAVGYCHSRGVFHRDLKPENLLVDENGNLKVSDFGLSAVTDQIRHDGLLHTLCGTPAYVAPEILTKKGYDGAKVDVWSCGVVLYVLNAGYLPFNDPNLMSMYKKIYKGEYRCPKWFSPELKRFLSRLLDTNPETRITVDEILRDPWFRKGYKEVNFYEEEYKVEKEEEPKVKQLNAFDLISFSSGLNLSGLFEDSCNPADNGEIFISAEPPEKIVEKVEEFAKANENNSRVRWKKEWGVELEGRNGNVAIGVDVYQLTDGLVVVEAKRKGGDAGSYKDMWKNKLRPLLISGQTSQP